In the genome of Primulina tabacum isolate GXHZ01 chromosome 13, ASM2559414v2, whole genome shotgun sequence, the window ATTTTTTGAGAATTTAGAGAAATATGAGACTATttataatcaaaatatattacTTTGAATCATAAATTTACCTCAGTAGTCTGATTCATTATTAATTACTTCTGGTATCAAACTTTGATTTGATcttcatgttttaaatatttcatatattagaataaaatataaaaataataaatctcgaCATAAGTacatattcataattttttagaaatatCTCCTCCTTGGCAAGATAaggtaataataattttatctgtctgaaattaaaaaaatatactctctgatatcattttcatgacccaatatatatattttttaataataaaatcaacggtattttttgaaaatatttattcttgaatGATCAAATTGtacaaaattttgaaacatAGATGACTACTTTGGGAAAATCTAAATAAAATAGATTGAATTGAGATTTTATcaaacaccatatattaaattgaGAATTTTGGTCTCAAATAATTTATACTCGTAGCAATTTAAATATTTCAGACAAGATTTTTTCTGGCAATAATATCGTTCCATATAACCGGTGGCAGTTTAAATGTACTCGGACAACATTATAAATGTACGACAGGtttaaaaaattatcattttaaataaataaataacctATGTTTCCTCAGAATTTGGGACCATACCCACGAGAATACGATACTAATCTCGCATCTTTGTATGATTATATATGCTCAAATGAAATAAACTAGCATATATTACACAAAAATtcgcatatttttttttaccataTTCTATTATTCTCAATAGTTATAAGAAATGTTTGACAAAAAATTGATAGTTGTCTCAGTAAACTAACATTATGCAATATGCTACATTATTTTCAAGAATTATCAAGGGTATATTTGTTTTATATACTCAATGGTTAATTGAAATAGAACCATATTCCCATTTGAGACAAAAAGGGACGGAGGAGAGGAACCGCACAAGTGTACAAACCATTTTTGAATTCAAAGGCTCTCTTCTAAAGAGATTTAATTTGTGATGATTTTTTTGTCACTTTCTATATATACAATGGATCTGCTTAAATAGAATGACagagtttttaaaaatatacattATCTTGGAGCATTTTCATTTCTTTGGTGAATTTTGGCCAAGGCATTATTGGGATTTTCATTCTTTGATCAAGGGGGCACATACACGTAATAATGGCGGTAAGAACCCATCAATtccttattttattttctaataGGAAATCAAAACGCATTATGCTTCTCAATACATTGAAAAAAATTTCACTCTTATTAATATTTGAGAGTTTCAGTCTATCTCAATCCAAAATTTAAGACTATCACACTCTTTGTTTTGTCGTTACATCGCAAAATCGTTTTTCTACGAAGATATATCTCACtgaattatttgaatttttaaagcaAAACACTCGTTTCTTGACTTAAAAAGAACCTGAGACTTCAACTCGAGCCTTCTTTCTTGAAGACTTTAGTAAATAAAAGAGCAAAATACGAATCAAAGTTATTGAAATGAGAAGggggaaaaaaagaaagaaagaaaagaaaattaaagaaaagtcTCCATTCATACTATCGATATTAATATACAcacacaaaaataaaatgatctGTTGCATATTAATTTCTCCTGCCTTTTTACATCAAttgataatttatatttatataaacttTCAACAAAATTAGGTGAATCCCAAAtcaaattaaatgaaattatgGCTTTGTTTTCCCCAACATAAGGAATGATTGGGCAGGTGgcatttaattatcataatccAAAGTAATCTTGACCAAAATTCTTGAAACTATAAATGCATAGCCAAGTCAACTTCACACACTTTGCATGCTATTTATTCTATGATAAAAGAAGTTCAAATTTACACCATAAAAATGCAAAATGCATCGTATTGTTTGATCATActtgttgtttgatatttttttcttcaattttatgtgatttgtaaAACACATTATATATGTACACACacatactaaatttttttttaactaaaaGTGAGCATGAATCAACTGGTTGACAAAAGTTTGACTAATTTTGACAGAAATTCTCAGCCACGTTTGTGCCTTTTATCACATATCTCTCTTCTTATTTAAGCCCCTACACCTGCCGTTTCATATTCACCTGCAAAACTTGCAAAGTTTAGAATCCCAGTAGTTTAACACAATGCAAAAATCCACGAAAAGTGTGTGCAAGTGTGTGTTTCTTGAATAAGTCAAGAAACTTGGCTACGAAGACAGTTGGAACAGTTAGATTCATGCAATAATATATCGTTTGCTacatattttgtaaaaaaattctgGGATTTTGATTTGGGAAAATAaggcaaaaaaaataaataataaacatggtGAGTGATTCAATAATGCAGCACCACCAAGTCATCGATCTCTCCTTCAATGCGTCTGGCGGCTCCAAGAGTTTTGATGATGATGGACGACTTAAACGAACTGGTATTTTACCCtatactatatatatacatatatacttttGCAAAATATTgcgttttcttgatttttatgtttcttTCATATAAGTactgtgtgtatatatatgtatatattcatTAATGTTATTAATTTTCGTTtcctttgaaaattttaattattttcaaaagttttggaCAAAATCTGTGTTCGATCTAACGAAGCAATCCCTACCGgaggaaaatatatatatttcttgatTTTTGTGTTTGTTGGATATAGGAACTGTGTGGACTGCAAGTGCTCACATTATCACAGCTGTGATTGGATCTGGTGTGCTGTCCTTGGCTTGGGCCACGGCCCAGCTGGGATGGGTCGCGGGCCCCACTTTGTTGTTCCTGTTCTCGTTCGTCACATATTACACTTCTGCCCTTCTGGCGGCGTGCTACCGGACCGGCGACCCGGACACCGGCGAAAGGAACTACACTTACATGGATGCTGTTCGGGCAAATCTTGGTGAAGTTCTCTTTGTGAACTTTTAAGTTCtctttttgtttatttatttgcaCATGATGATGATGTTTTCTTGAATGGATTCAGGTGGTTTTCAGGTGAAAGTCTGTGGGGTAATTCAGTATTTGAATCTTTTTGGTGTTGGTGTTGGTTACACCATTGCTTCTTCTATTAGCATGATGTAAGTAAAGATAGATTCACTTGTTtatcgtatacatatatatatttttataaagatgGTGAAATAGGGAGACGACTCGGGTTTTCTGCATCCACCTCCCGTTATACATACCTGTCCCTGAAATGCTATCATTTTTACACTTGTTAAGAAGAGTTAAAAGCGTTAAGTGTTTTAAGTATATGACCTTCAAGCCAAAAACATATACATGAGGAGGtcatattttttagaaaaaaattgagGGGTATGGTTGTCTGGCGTGGTTGGTTATGTTGATGGGAATTGGGATTGATATGGTTGAAAACACGTAAAGTTTCCATTAACGGAACAATGGTGAAACAGGGCTATCAAGAGATCTAATTGCTTTCATTCCAAAGGACATGATAGTCCTTGCAAAATCTCAAGCAATCCATACATGATTGCCTTTGGTGTGATCGAAATAGTCTTCTCTCAAATCCCCAATTTCGATCAAATATGGTGGCTTTCGATTGTCGCTGCTATCATGTCCTTCACTTACTCCACCATTGGTCTTGGCCTTGGCATCGCAAGAGTTGCAGGTAAAAAAATGTAGGCACTTTTAGCTTTCAAGTTCTTGATTAGGAGGATtcaattttattgattttgaatccgtTTTGACAGTACATGTTTTCGGGTGTTTCTTGACAGAAAGTGGGAAAATCATGGGAAGCTTAACTGGGATTAAAATCGGGACAGGGTTGGGAGAAGTGACTCAAATTGATAAGATTTGGAGAAGCTTTCAAGCTCTCGGAGCTATAGCTTTTGCATATTCTTACTCCCTTATTCTTATCGAAATTCAGgtataatttcaaatcttttgcaTATATGTTAAAAGGATAAAACTATTGTTGATTTACGCCCCATGAACTCGAGTTTTTAACTAATTTTGTTACATAATATCACATCAAACCTATGTTAGAATCGTAATATTTATGTTGCAACATTTAGTATAATTTTTGGTGCTACAATGATCTGCTGGTAACAAACAGCAAGAGAACTTGTAACTTTGACTTCTCAGATACCTCAAATTTTAGCATCCACTTAGAGTTTTCTGTATAGATTTGATGTTCTTTTCTTGATCTATCTCATTTAATTGACAGGATACGATCAAATCCCCTCCATCTGAATACAAAACAATGAAGAAAGCCACTCTAGTCAGTGTGGTGTTAACGACTATTTTCTACATGTTCTGTGGCTGCTTTGGCTACGCAGCATTTGGTGATCTTTCGCCCGGAAACTTACTCACCGGTTTTGGCTTCTACAATCCCTTCTGGCTCCTCGACATAGCGAATTTAGCCATTGTGATCCATCTAATCGGGGCCTACCAAGTCTACTGCCAACCCCTTTTCGCATTTATTGAGAAAACAGCAGCTGAATGGTTCCCTGATAGCCAATTTTTCGCAAAAGAAATCCCGATACCAATCCCAGGATGCAAACCATACAAGCTCAATCTATTCAGGCTCGTCTGGAGGACGATTTTCGTGATCATTACGACCGTGATATCTATGCTCATGCCATTCTTCAACGACGTTGTTGGGATTCTAGGCGCGTTTGGATTCTGGCCATTGACCGTTTATTATCCTGTGGAGATGTATATAGTGCAAAAGAGGATCCCCAAGTGGAGCACAAGATGGATAAGCCTTCAGATTTTGAGTATGGCTTGTTTGATTATATctattgctgctgctgctggttcATTTGTTGGTGTTGCTGCAGATCTCAAGGTTTACAAGCCATTTCaaagttgatatatatatatacacacacacacacacattgttGTAAGAGTTTTTCTATTAAGAAATAGATTACGATTTCCATTTTAGTTTGTGTTGATATAATAAGCCGAAAGGGTTGTGTATTTACTAGTGTGGAATTCAAAAATCCATGTTTATATTTTGCAGCTGAGAAGCATGTAACTTACTTTGCCTATTTCTCATTCGAAATGGTGGAGAACTTCATCCAAATTCATTTCTAGAGCATTGGTTTCTACATAAATCTAAGTGCAAAATCCAGATCTTTTGGTTCATTGGGTGCAACAAAACCATCTCAAAATATTGTCGAATCCACTAAAAAATTCAGCCACTTTAACGGCCACAAACGTTTCTTCGAAATATGAAGTATGGGTGTTGCATTATTGACTATTTACTCTGAATTCCCATGATTTCTAAAGTGCCACGATCTTGTTGTTGTAtctggttttctacacgcccaaacgcagcggaagttttaaaatttttattttattttgaaaacaaaataattttctttgagcgctcgtatgattttaacaaaacatacataggatgttagaaaattatacctttggtgaataaatcactgGACACCAACCGATCCGATATAACAGATCtggctcttgatgaatccctacgatctttcttcaagagactcctttctttccttctaatcaggtccacgactgaaTAGATTGATCCTCTttcaaattgcactagaaatatcGGAAGATATTTAACGTAGGATAGAATtatttgagagacggctcaaacccTAAAATAATTCAAGGTGgccaaatttttttcttttgagtGGAGGCTCACGTAATTTGATGTTGTGGTGGTCTAGGTTTAGAGCTATTcatgtattatttataataaaataataacctaattacataattaatattaatgggcttgatttaattaattgggctagtccaactagtttaattaatttaatcaaagcccattaaaactttaattatttattatgttggacttgtactcctaaaagcccattaaacatattacccaccatatttaatttattaattaataaactcaacttttgagcttaataaattaaatacattataaattcaacatttgaatttattatttaaattataaattcaaccttcttgaatttttatcacctccaacatttaatatttaataaacccaacaattgagtttaataaattaaattctcaaattttataaattcaactccttgaatttattatctcaaaatttaattatcataaattcaactccttgaatttactatataatataaattcaacttcttgaatttattctctcaacatgaacaaacaatccagtacttgtgtgaccctcaatggttcagggatacagctagccgtgggttcacaactctttgtgattcaggatagaatcctttattcgggcttaccctagttagcctcattcttttcatcaacaccttgatcaagaatgtcagaactcatttctgattgtacccaccggatcatggtaagagcgtctagtagcatcgccccatgattccctaggtatcactgatagtgcctgcaagaaccagtcgattacgATTAAcgcacagtacggtcccttcatctcatatatcccgatcgaatctgcaaccattggtttatcgagggttgtatattaattcgataactatgtgataactttaatagtggcatcgcgtgtactattgaagaactctttctccaacgtacatctcatactctggtcagagattccatgcaccattattacatcatatcacataggatatccacacccgcaggtgagcggtgaatccccgactacaatgcactggctcctatatgtgtcgcaactgtacccaacctcgccacctgatgactctcctgaagccggtaaacgagtcaaagcacagccctagcatatagagcctcagtgttgtcccgggtcgtaaggactaatggtgtacaatcataaccacggacttatcctctcgatgaatgataaccacttggaaagtccgagggagggttgttcggtaaaatcatcatatgactacccatctgcatgtttggacatctctatgcccttaccaagaaacgcagtacacaacatcacagatgctactATCAAgttcaagcgacctttatccatgttttaggcggctgaatcgactaggaacgaatttagattatacagtgtttacaaacgagtttcaacatcgaattacgattcatttgtattaaagtataatcaaggtctttatctatgtttgataacatgggtatacagataaagaaataacaaaccatgaaataatgaattatattaaaataaagattgttctttacaactgagtcaataaaatctctagccaacagttggcttgcagggacatctactctaacacttgTAACTTTTACATTTGCACCATCAAATGCGTGTTTTCTCCCCCAACACCACACCGCTAGTGAAACAGTAAATCAAGGCCAGATATATTCTCGTTCGATCATTTCATCTACTCGAATGTATGATATAATTCGTAATAAGTTTCAAGaacataaaataaatgaaaaaccACCACAAAGATTATCAAAATCTTGACAATCGCCAAGTGACATAAGCCTTCCCAAATTTGGAAGGGTTCCTTAGTTCATGAAGACCTAAATCCCCACCccaatgtaaaaaaaaaattgacaatttgtaaaaaaaaatatttgacaattGCCAATTtacttatattatatagtaacgCGATGAAATAGTCTTTTCATATGTAGTTTGTTGTGGGTTAATTTTTGGCACATTAACACTCAACCTTAATAagtcattttctttttcatctCTTTCTCTTTGATTAATATGGCTTTCTTCTTGTATCGGGAAATGGTAAATTCCGTATTTTGTTTTGTAGGAGATATCGTTCGATCatctcatttaaaataaaaaatattggtTCATcaatattgttttatttttcagtgAGATGATAGCTTGATCATTTTATACAAATACATCGAGAGTTTAACCATCGGGATAACATATACTTAGCCTGGGGAATCTAACGACTAAGATTTAAGTcctaaataatttgaaattgtGATTAACTCACATGGCAGTGATAGGTGATAATGTGACTTGAACTTCTTGGAAGGATAATTTGCTTCGAACCACtgctttttttccttttaataaTCAAAAGAGACCACAAGTATTTGGAATAAATTGACCAATAAGGTACATCAATATGTGGTGTAGTGGTAGGATAGATGAATGTAGGAGGCTAATAATCCAAGAAACTGATGACCACCGATTAAAGCCAATTTATAATGAAGAAAGTGATTTAGCTTTACTAATTTCCAGAatctttgaaatatctatttttatttaatgttgCAAAAAGTGTGGAGTGGTCAATTTTATATTAGTCTGTTTATAACTGGGTCCATTAaattttttacataaataatataaacccaataaaaattttaaacatgtagataataataacgttctattttaattttgacataaaaaataatatattttcatgagtTCAACAGGATAAGAggcatgtctcacaaaattgatcagTAAGACAACCTCATAAAATTTTTCGTGTTTTTAAAATTCTCCGATCCGAAAACCCGATAATTCGAAAAACCGTGAACAACacacttttgattaaaaaactTTTGTGTCCCATAAAGATGATATCTGGAATTTGAGACCAAAATATAACAAACTCCTTccgctaattttttttttttttttttttttttgggaaaaaaaaggaTTTGGTATGT includes:
- the LOC142522905 gene encoding amino acid permease 3-like isoform X2; its protein translation is MAHHQVIDLSFNASGGSKSFDDDGRLKRTGTVWTASAHIITAVIGSGVLSLAWATAQLGWVAGPTLLFLFSFVTYYTSALLAACYRTGDPDTGERNYTYMDAVRANLGGFQVKVCGVIQYLNLFGVGVGYTIASSISMMAIKRSNCFHSKGHDSPCKISSNPYMIAFGVIEIVFSQIPNFDQIWWLSIVAAIMSFTYSTIGLGLGIARVAESGKIMGSLTGIKIGTGLGEVTQIDKIWRSFQALGAIAFAYSYSLILIEIQDTIKSPPSEYKTMKKATLVSVVLTTIFYMFCGCFGYAAFGDLSPGNLLTGFGFYNPFWLLDIANLAIVIHLIGAYQVYCQPLFAFIEKTAAEWFPDSQFFAKEIPIPIPGCKPYKLNLFRLVWRTIFVIITTVISMLMPFFNDVVGILGAFGFWPLTVYYPVEMYIVQKRIPKWSTRWISLQILSMACLIISIAAAAGSFVGVAADLKVYKPFQS
- the LOC142522905 gene encoding amino acid permease 3-like isoform X1, whose protein sequence is MVSDSIMQHHQVIDLSFNASGGSKSFDDDGRLKRTGTVWTASAHIITAVIGSGVLSLAWATAQLGWVAGPTLLFLFSFVTYYTSALLAACYRTGDPDTGERNYTYMDAVRANLGGFQVKVCGVIQYLNLFGVGVGYTIASSISMMAIKRSNCFHSKGHDSPCKISSNPYMIAFGVIEIVFSQIPNFDQIWWLSIVAAIMSFTYSTIGLGLGIARVAESGKIMGSLTGIKIGTGLGEVTQIDKIWRSFQALGAIAFAYSYSLILIEIQDTIKSPPSEYKTMKKATLVSVVLTTIFYMFCGCFGYAAFGDLSPGNLLTGFGFYNPFWLLDIANLAIVIHLIGAYQVYCQPLFAFIEKTAAEWFPDSQFFAKEIPIPIPGCKPYKLNLFRLVWRTIFVIITTVISMLMPFFNDVVGILGAFGFWPLTVYYPVEMYIVQKRIPKWSTRWISLQILSMACLIISIAAAAGSFVGVAADLKVYKPFQS